In one window of Henckelia pumila isolate YLH828 chromosome 1, ASM3356847v2, whole genome shotgun sequence DNA:
- the LOC140859832 gene encoding uncharacterized protein, giving the protein MDPKDISNAMDPMVAEGGIRSLEAIFRYMELGDGNRVCYMTFLLKDDAALLFEGVEKTVDVTTLTWEAFKTLFNEKYYTAEVRAQLKKEFMSLRQGDLTVFEFVRKFEIACHFVPLIGNDEAEKLQHFVACLRPNIRRDVMMAEPVDYGAAIRKALRSEQSLKDISAERPQGHQAQRPAPLKTGEKPLCPDFKRDHHGKCLAGAGVCFWCKKPGHIASDCPQHRTPTQGKVFVMQAKEADPDNTLIIGIILAAGMATRALLYSGATHSFILEAFDLKRGIEYEELFGGFTVTIPSGEELSTRNIVKNLELLLQGQ; this is encoded by the exons ATGGATCCTAAGGACATTTCCAATGCTATGGATCCAATGGTAGCGGAGGGAGGGATTCGCTCGCTTGAGGCGATTTTCCGCTATATGGAGTTGGGAGATGGAAACCGAGTTTGCTATATGACGTTCCTACTCAAGGATGACGCCGCCTTGTTGTTTGAGGGTGTAGAGAAGACTGTTGATGTTACCACCCTGACTTGGGAAGCATTCAAGACTCTCTTCAATGAGAAGTACTATACGGCTGAGGTGAGGGCGCAGTTGAAGaaagagttcatgagtctccggcagggagaTCTGACTGTATTCGAGTTTGTGCGCAAATTTGAGATAGCTTGCCACTTCGTGCCATTGATAGGGAATGATGAGGCGGAGAAGCTGCAACATTTTGTTGCTTGTCTGAGGCCTAATATTCGTAGGGATGTGATGATGGCTGAGCCCGTGGACTATGGAGCCGCTATCAGGAAGGCTTTACGGTCCGAGCAGTCCTTGAAGGACATCAGTGCTGAG AGACCTCAGGGGCACCAGGCCCAGAGACCCGCTCCTCTCAAGACTGGGGAGAAGCCCTTATGCCCGGATTTCAAGCGTGACCATCATGGGAAGTGTTTGGCAGGCGCAGGAGTCTGTTTTTGGTGCAAGAAGCCAGGGCACATAGCTTCGGATTGTCCACAACACAGGACGCCGACTCAGGGGAAagtctttgtgatgcaggccaaGGAGGCTGATCCTGATAACACGCTCATCATAG GTATAATTTTAGCAGCCGGTATGGCCACTAGAGCCTTGTTATACTCGGGGGCTACACATTCTTTTATTTTGGAGGCTTTTGACCTCAAGCGGGGTATTGAGTACGAAGAGTTGTTTGGTGGATTCACAGTGACCATCCCATCAGGGGAAGAACTGTCCACGAGGAATATAGTGAAGAATCTTGAGCTCTTGTTGCAAGGGCAATGA